The Caloenas nicobarica isolate bCalNic1 chromosome Z, bCalNic1.hap1, whole genome shotgun sequence region GAACTCCCTAGGTCTTGTAAGTCCTGGGGGTTCTGTGAATGTAATCACATTTGGCTAAATCCAGTACCGCGTGCTCAGCACTTTGTAAAGTAGGTTAgttttgctcttcctttttaGCAGCCCTAGGAACAAacctttctgtttcagatttctgtgtgtttccaTGGTTACTAGCAATTTTTATATCATTATTCTTAGTCTTTATGTATCTGAGGAAACTTTTTTACCTGTTTCGAATCTGTATGCTCTTTATCTCATGAGAAAACAAGTCTGTATCCCTATTCTGTGGATTCATccacttttttctctgtatcagaattcagcattttctgatTCCTTGATGTGGTTTTGtcttcacacttttttttttcccctccctgagGAGACCGTCTGTTTTTTGTCACTGACTCAGTGTTCCCATGTTTTTGTGAATTACAGCAATCAGTTAGAATGGTTTCTCTCAGCTGCCAGTGGAGCTTTTCTATTCTATCTTGGTTTTGTGACTGTTGCTGTTTTAGTGGCTTGCAGATAGAATTACAGTTTTCCTGCCTCTTTAGCACTGAGCACTACTTTTTAAGATCTTTCTGTGCTGTTACTAGTGAAATGTCTCATGTCTCTTGATCCGTATCTAAtgccaaaattattttggctCAGAAGCCTGTGTTTTCCAGCTACTTTCCCCACAGGCTCATAGCATGTACAAAATAAGTAGTActgattttcaaagaaaatttcttaTTTGAAGTTACAAACCAAAGAGCTTCTTAATCTCATGGACAGCTTTTGTGGCATTTGGGTTTGTTACTTTATATAGGTTGtgaatgtttccattttctgtgaATAAGGCTTTTAAAGGTTTTCAAAGACCAATGACTTAAACTGTAGATTCTGGTAGAAAAATAATACCCTAATAATAATACCTCACCCATCCTTCTGTCTGAGGATACGATCAATAGTGCATATATCAGTCTGATGATCTGCCTGTTCCTGAGAACTTCTAAGGATGGAAACTTCATAAACTCCTTCCAAGCCTGTTCTAGTGTGTTGCTGTCTTTTATCATTACAAGATGTTTCCAAGTATACGATTTAACTGTCCTTTCCTGTGATTGATCTTCCCTGTTGTCCACTGTTGTTATGGAACACACTTATCCCCATTAATAATCTTTTTTTGGCTCCATTAGCATAGTTTGTTCAGCCTTTCTTTGTAGGTTATGTTTTCTGGAGGTCTGATTGTTGCTGTCTTACAGATTCACTGCTTGGTCCACTCCATATCATGGTTTTTTAGTGTGTAGCACCAAGTATTTTACAGTGTGGACTGTGTCCACAATTTTAGCTGAAGTCCTCATATACtgtgtagaggaaaaaaaacacttcaCATTTTTGATAGCAGGTGCTTATGTTAGGTGCTGATCTGTTTttgaatatatgtatttttcttgtggaagttatttcttttatttgtaaGACATGTTTGCACATCTTACCCACCCCCTCTccaaaaagagcagaaaagacaAGGAACGAAAGGCTAAACTACATTTGAAGCCACTCTGTGCTCCAAGGTTGTGTGTGATCAaacttcaccagctttgtcctCACTGTCTGTTGCATTGTGGCTTCAAACCTCTCTGTTTTGTAGGCATCGTATTCTCCTTGAGGCAGCCCAATACAGGGTGACAGTCCAGCTGGTTCCTGGGAAGAAACGCATTCTTTTGTGAAGTGTCCTATTGaggattttggttttctgagAATACCATCAATAAAAcataactgaaatgaaaaaaatctggttttgtccAGTCCCAAATGGGACTGTAAAATAATGATCTCAATGATGTAGGTGCCAAATAGGTTGGGTGCAACTCCTGGTCTTTATCTGCGATTCACTGTCAAACATTAATGGATGATAAAGTGTAGCTAATTAAGTCAGGGAACGTATATTTAAGTAGGATTCTTCTGTACAAGGAACTtcacattaataaaaatgaagttgaGTCTGAATATTTGTTAAACTAGTGTAATTTCCCATTGCTCACTCTTATGCTGTCatgaatgccttttttttttgacctcagctgcttctgcagttaAACTAGAAGAAAGTTTTCTTAGATCACTTCACACTGAGTACTTTATTAGTATAGCTGTGAAGTTATTGTCATATAGACATTGCATCTTGCAGACTTCTGCCAAAGCCTTAGGTCATTTCAGCCCCCAGGTGGTCATTATCTTCTCATAACTTGTATCATCATTTAATCTGAAGAGGCAAGTAGGTGGAAAGTACTTTAAACTGTTACCCTGAACGTAAAAGCACTTGTCCATACAGCAGCAAAGCTTATCTAGGTCAGCTAGTGAAGGTGCTGGCTCGAACAACAAACACCTCTTTGCAGATTGCAGCAGGCAGAGAGAAAGATGAATGGAGCAAAGAGAGAACTGTCAGCGAAGTCCCCTGTCTTCATCCATAGCTTGCTGTTAGTCGGTATTTACAGGTGAGGTTCTCCATTACAGTGGTGAAGTGGACCCCtatgttgctggttttgttgtgcCAATAACTATCAGTAGTGGGTGTGATGTTTCAACCCTCTTGTGCACTGATGGTATTTTTAGAACTCATCCTGTTATTGTAATTGCAATTAcaaaaagtagtattttcagaaagttcAAACTAAACCAGAATGTGGATGTTTCTAGTAATCTAGGGGATCTGTTTTCCGATATTgactagaaaaagaaagaatagcCCTTAGTAAGCtttcttatatttttcaaaggaaggCATGAATTTGTATCTCTTGTTGTGCTTTATGAGGTATATACACACAAATTCATAAATGAGTTGCTTTGATGACCCCATGGAACAGTgctaagatttttatttaaaagtacaaagttttctgtttctggtGACTCTTAGAGTGAAATATGATTTGTCTGAGGGacatgttttgggttttgtcagCCTTTCATGCAATGATGTGGGCATTAtgctttaagatttttttttcccacaaagtCGATTTGGGGCTTATTTAAGTTAAGAAAGCAGCGAAGAGTTTGAGGagtctttttttcagaatcttTATTATCTTACCAGTTCTGTTAACCTTACCTTCCAGTAGAATTACTAAAATGTTTCTCTGAACTTacataaaaaaatcattgctgCAAGGAAGGAGCAGCTTGTACACTCTCAATTAGAAATACTTTGTCCTGGTCCACAAGGACAGAAACTGTCCTCTGAGATAGCAAAATCACTCCTGAGTCACTGGTTATTGCTGAACAAAGACAAGATTCATGTTCGTATTTTAAGTCTGGCAGAATTAACTTCTGTGCCAGATAGCATGAAGGTAGTAGTTGTAATGTTTTGTAATACTGCcatgttttttcctgttctaaGAACTACATATATTTGAGATAAACTGTTAAGTAGTAATGCCAATGCATTTTCTTTAGTAGAAATTCAAAAGTTAACCTGTAACAAGGCCTGTTGATGAGAAAATGCTAGTATTGTACTGAGAATGAAACACTGTTAAAGACCAATGTtacaagaaatatttgaatatgCAGTATGTACTAAAGGATCTAGGCGAGCTTCTTGGAGTCTTGTTTTTTACTGAGAAACATTTTTACTAAgtggataaaaatatttacttgatTACATGGAAGACAAAGTGCttttaatgaaagatttttttggaaacttattttcaaattaaatttatgTTAAATTGATGATTCATTTAATATAGTTTATACGCTTTCtctcaaaaaatatttagtagtATGTTACATATCACTATCCAGTTATTGCTGTAGAAAAAGTATCAATTATTGCAGCTGTAGAAACCttctttttcatcattttaagTTTGACAATGACTTATTTTTTATGAtaagatatttttccttcaccATATACCTGAAAGTACTTGAATTTTCATGTTCAGTACTTTTATTTGTGAATACAGGGTTTACCTGTAAGTTagaaaactgtataaaaatcaGCTTATTGCTGAGAGTATTGATTATTGTCAGCATGCTggtgctttgtttaaaaatgctcAGTTTGGGTTTTACTTTAACAGTTGTAATAATTTATTGTATCTACATAACTTAATTAAGACTATTCTGCTTTTGCTTCTACAGTCCATACAGTGACACTGTTTCTTAATATCTTTGGATGTTTGGCCTGGTTTTACGTTGATGCTACGCGAGGGGTTGATTTTGGATTGAGTATTCTCTGGTTCTTGCTTTTTACCCCTTGTTCTTTTGTCTGCTGGTACAGACCACTTTATGGAGCCTTCAGGTAACAACTTCAGCTTGACTTAGGATATTTAAAAACTTGTTGAAATGCGTTAAGATTTCAGAATTTGCTTGATTATCGTTACGATAATCCTTTAGTATGCTTTCATTAGAAACAAGTTATATGTTTGCCATTAATTCAGTTGTTGTATTTGAAACATAGATGGCAATAGTTAGAAATATCATGGAATATCCTTTGAAGTATTTATAGCGTCTACCATTGCCAAAATATTTGTAGGAAATACTTAACTTTGTATTGGGCTGATAACAGTTTTAAGGAAAATTCTCATGAAATCTCTACCCCTTCACACCAAGAATTTAAGTAGGATAATAGTTAAGAGTGTCTTAGATTTTTGGCTTCCTGAATGAACTTCGTAAAATTCTACACTTAAAAATCTTATATTGTTAAGTGACCTACAGTGTCTGTAATTGGAGTAACTGAGATTCTTAAGAATGAGTAGACCAGGTGTATAGTAAAGAAACTCTACTATTTTTCCTAGCTTTTATCAATGTTTGCAGACTTCACAAGCATGAGGTGTGGTAGCTTTCTGTTTAAGAATAGAATGGTTGGTTTGCAtgcaaaaatgattttttttttctgaaaatcagcaTGTAGACATTCTAAATCCTGTATTCTTACAGTATTTattgagatgattttttttttttttacattgaagTGATTCAGGTCATTCTCCATTAAAATGCACTAATCCTTGTAGAGAAAGATTGATAGCCAAAAATTGCAATTAAGCATAACTTTTAGACTAAAGgagatgtttctttttgctAACCAAGGATATTGCTATACCCACACATCTTTGAGGAATCATATAGAATAACTTGCATTTGCTCTCTAGTAAATCCATAGCTTTTCTTATTGAAAATTGATTGTTTGGAAAAGGAAGACTACTAGTTGCATATTCAACTGCTTTTGATCAGTTGCTCAGCTGGAAATGAAATAGTTATTTGAACTGAATAGTTGAATAAATAGAAATGAACAGACTCCCTTCTGCAGGAAGAGCTATTGTGATTTCTACTTTCTTTAGAATTTTGGTAGCGAGCACATTGGTGATCATTAGTTTTGATAGCAATAAGTTTAGGTGTTAGAGATTTTGCCTGTTGTACATCTATACCTTTGGTTTTTTACCACTTTCAGTCTTTGTCAGGCTGGCATTTTTAGTAATTTAAACAGCAAAcctattttgtatattttgcttttaagcaaCAACTGCTTCAGTATTCTGGTCTGCACCATGCTTCGGTAATTCCAtattagattttatttccttttacaagtaaagtattttcttcccaTCCTGCCAGCACTTCAGTCTGAAAGTGGAGCAGAATTCTGTTCTTCATTCTTAGTAACAAAACTTCTGTATTTAGTCTAAGAGGCCCTGCTGTGTGCTGAATAGAGCACTAAGGAATAGGAACTTGCTGGTGTTCTCATCTGTTAGAGGTGAAGGTGgcaaaaatattatattaaagAAGAAGCAGATCTTGTAAATAAACACTCTACAAAACCACGGAATTACTGATACTTCAAGTCACTGTCAATAAATGAAAGCACTTTTCCTCTatttaatgcagaaaatatttttagattggTACTGCAGTATTTGCAAAAAGTCATTAATTTCCTGGCTGCTTTAATCTTTCCCCCCCTCTCTCTTTCAGGAGCGACAGTTCATTCAGGTTCTTTGTGTTCTTCTTTGTATATATCTGTCAGTTTGCTGTACATGTACTTCAAGCTGCAGGATTTCAAAGATGGGGAAACTGGTGAGTATTCCGTTTGCTGTTGCATTGTACTTTTTGCAAGACAAACACTTAAGAGTTGATATACCACCTGCAACATAGTCtattttttcaaacaaactCATGTTCACTGGAATTGTTACATTTAGCActcaaaaaagcattttttgagtACTCTTAACTAGAAGTGGGTGAAACATATCCCAAGAGTGTGAGGTACTTGTGTTATTAGGCTGGTGAAAGTTTTATCCTTCAATGTAAACCACTTTGAACTATTCTTTTATATATTACCTTCTGTATTTTGGTGTTTTGTAGAGATGTTATTTGCtctatatttaagaaaaagacattAGCAAActtagagaaaatgaaaattagaaataatatAATGTTTACATGTTATTTTGCATCATTAGTTATTTctaattatattaatatagtTACTACTTCTTAAGGACATTTATGGCTAAAATTTAAAGAAGTCAATAGTGTATTTGGGTGAATATAGCggtatatattttatatttgaaaagcttATTTGTCTGAGTCAGCTCCTTATTCTGTAAtagttgatttttctttttgatgctTTTAAGTGTATAAGCTTTTACATGAAGATTTTATGTATATTGTCATTCATTGGAGTCTTCAAGGTCTAATATTCAGATTTTACAAGGCAAAGCTATTGGGAATCAGTCACTgtccttggagaaaaaaaaaccaacaagatTGAATTAACTCAAAGCATGTTCATAGCAGCCAGCTGGTAGCATGGAGAGCCATGACTGGCAGCACTGTAGCTGGGTAATGGCACTTCTCTGTATCTGTGCTTTTTGCTGCTAACCTTCCAGCATATGTAAGGCAGACAAAAGAGCATTGCTTTAGAACTGTAGTGTAAGGAAAGATCCTGTTTTAttggttttgcttctgaatctgatattttgctttttcatagaTAAATTGATTAAcattagcaaaacaaaaagtattttcgGGATCTAACTCTCCAAGTATGTGGAGTGTGCTTTTAAGGATACTTGAAGAAGGGGTATGAAAAGTAGCCAGATGATCAGAAAATGCTAATTACAGTTTGGATTTTGGAGTTTTGTGGTAGAGTCTGTTGGACATAGGGAATATCAAAGCAAtttgaaagaagcagaggaaagctTTAAGCTTGTTTGGGTTTACAGaaattttttaccttttttttttctctggaagaATCTTTTCCATcctcatgttttatttttcttaaggcATCCTGCTTTTTCTGAGTTCAGGTTtgatactgtatttttctgttggtGTTTCAATTTTGAAGAATGGGGAAATGTTTGAAGTAGCTACTGAGATAGCAGTGTTTTCTGTTAGTTAATCTGATTCTATCTGCTTCAAAAAATTCTATTTACCTCAATTGCTAAAGCATCACTGCGTGGATACAGTTACCTGAGTCTTCCTACACAGAAGCTCTATGTGTGTATTATGTTTGTGTTTTCGGTTTAAAGAAGCTGGAAGCTATCTTTTTAGGGACATTTTCTCTTCCACAAAATCATGTAGTTTTGTATCAGTCTGAAACGATAgtttgaccaaaaaaaaccccctaaatGTTGATGAGCaactctgtattttcttcacaATTCTACCTAAAGATAATCATCtttatggtatttttttgtATAGTTTTACTGCATGCATTGGGGAAAATGAAAACTAAGCTCTAAAAGCTTATTATAGAACCGAAATATGCTTACGTAAAATTCCCATTACTTTTCCTTCAAAGATATTGAAAGTTGATCAGAACCAGGAGGATATAAAGCTCCCCCTAAATACCTGCGGTTGAATGGTTCATTTGCTGTCCTAGTAaagtttgttctttctttttccttcagtggGTGGATTTCATCTCTTACTGGTCTTAACAAGAGTATTCCTGTTGGCATTATGATGATAATCATAGCTGCACTTTTCACAGCATCTGCTGTTATCTCATTAGTTATGTTTAAAAAGGTAAGTTGCATATTTATCCCCTCTTCTGTTTCCTGTGTTTGATCTGgattttgctttcctgcttGAGAGAGGTACTCTCTCAGCAAGTAATGGAGATTAAATTATATTCTTGGGGTTGTGCCTTACCTATTAACAACTGTACTTTTTTTGCTTATACTGTTCTGGAGTTACAAAATGCTGTTTGTACAATGCACTTATTTTCTGCAAACTAAAATGGGGAAGGATAGTTCTGAATAGGATAAATGGGGAGGTAAGCCCACAATGAGAGGGTCGGTGAATGCACTGAACACTGTGATCGTGTCTGTAGATGCCAGGTTGTAATTTTCAAATCTGTGGTGATTCATCAGGCTGAACAAAGTGTGATTCAAATTATTCTAAATTTCAGCTTTTAcgaaaataatttctgttgaaaTCAGTAGAAGTGGGAGATGCCTGGCATCtcagaaaaggatttttatttctctgcttctattattttaacattttgttgTCAATTAGTGATTGCATAGCATGAAAGCTCAAAGAAGGATACGTTTTTCCCTTGGCTCCTTTTTGTGAATTTCCATCCAGAAGACCTAAGTTTAGATACTAGTGTGCTAGTAAGTTTTTGATGTGTTTTAGATAACATGTAACTGAGAATTCTGTAACTGGTGTTGTGCTGGCAATTCTAATAATTCAGCCTCAGTTACAGTCATGCTCAAAGATTTTTCACATTCCCAAAGTCTTCTGGCCTGTTTACAGTAAGCTAGAAATTCTAAGTGTTGCCTGGAGATTTTCCTTCtccttatttgttttctgcataaATACTCAGGTACAGTAGaaagaaacaagcaagaaaaaattatggcagagaatttttttacattcttcCTGCTGTATGCATctggatgcttttcaaaaaccTGCATACTCAGATGTGACCTGGTATATCTTTAGGAATGagaagtagttacatttataacaaagaaaaaagttacaaaactaattttcttgctacacttaaatgaaaatgtctttgcGATATTATTTGACAATTTTATTGTGACTTGATTGAATATGAGTCAGAAATAGTATTTTAGTTTTAATACTCAGGTAATTGGAAGTTACTCAAGATCTGTCTTTTTATTGTACTAGAAATTATATGCCATATTTTTTAAGAGTGTTTGTAAATCATGTCGTTTAATACCTGTGCTTGTTATGCAGAGGTATTGGTCAACCCATTACTTTAGTAGATATGTATCTGCATTATTAGGATATTTTGTACATATTCAGTCATACCTTAGCTTGTTCTTGTAACTGTATCaatcagagaaattaaaatgtttctaaaaagtAAGCAGAAAAAAGTTCACCAAAATGTTATTGACACAATAGATTCAGaactacttttttgttttgtcacctgctgggttttttttaacatatacaCTTACCAACTCTTCTAAGGAGTGTGACAAGTTAACAAATTGACATAGAAGACATTTTTGCAAGCTATGTGCCCTGCGTTATGCTAAGGATGCAGCCTGtttgtgtatttatatatgctATTTCAGATGGTTGATATCACACGCATTTTCATAAAGACCTGTGAGACCTGTCTAAATTTGCAGAAAGCTACAGGTATTTCTACAGTCAAACCGTGCGTGCAGCAGGGCAACCAAAAGTTGTAGgatttgtaggaaaaaaagtccattttaCTCATTTCTGGATCCTCCCAAATACATAAGGAAACCAAATTTCTCCACCACACAGCTCTGCTTCGCGTTTGAGACTTTGCTATTAGCCTACCAAGAAATGGAAGGGTCAGCACcattttttcactgcttttccATCTCCCTAGGTGCATGGTCTCTACCGTACGACTGGTGCCAGTTTTGAGAAAGCGCAGCAGGAGTTTGCAACGGGAGTGATGTCCAACAAAACTGTACAAACTGCTGCAGCCAACGCCGCATCAACAGCAGCAACCAGTGCAGCTCAAAACGCGTTCAAGGGAAACCGGATGTAGGGAAACATAAAAAGTCATCATGGTTCTCTTCGAGTGTACCTTATTTTCCAGCTACTTATAATATTCCCTAAAAGCCTAGGTCAAAATTCACACAGCATGTTTGtctcttctgcagctgtgcATGGGTAAAAGGGgaaatgtttggtttattttattataaatttgtttattttaaaaagataaccattcttttccctcctttaaGATGTTGCATTCTGGAATATAAAGCCTTCCCTATTTTGTGGAGGATAAATAATTTCAACAATTGGCATGAGAATGAATTATGGTATATAATGatcaaataaatgtattaagAATTTTGAAGGTATTTTAGTGGTTCACTCTAGGGTTATTTTTGGGGTTGgatcaattatttttctttgtaagaacTCTTTCCCCTATTTCTACTACAAGAAGTGGAGTAGGCTGAGAGATGTAGCAAGTTAAGTTTGGCTACTACTTTTAccatttcagcagctgctggaggacaAATACAAGTAGATACTATAAATTCTTTTCTTGCGTTCTTTTTCTAGGATAAGTTTTTGATATAAACCTGTAAGTTTGCATGAGTACTGTTGAGTTAACTTGATCTTGTTTATATAGTGTTTTGCTCCAGATTTTACCTGTGCCACTTTATAATGGTAGCGTTTGTTTGTATCTATTTTCATGGAGTATTCTCTACCTATGAGAAATGGCTATGGTGCATAAACATTCTCTGTAATGGAATGTGTAATGCAGTGTACACTTTAAGGAAGTTAAATGATGGTTTCAATCACAAAGCTAAATGATTATATATTTGCTGGGTTTAATTTCAGTATTCATGTACTGGGGTAATAATTTTGCTGGAATAGAAACTGATACTGACTTGTAGAACACTAGTTTCTTGCCGTCCTTCCCTCTTCTATGTGCAGTggtatttttgttgtatttggaatttttttagtttttttttttaatgtagatttGTGTTTAACAGTGGTACTAAATCTCTAGCCTAGTCAGTcactctgctttctgcttgtCCAAAAACCTACACAtacagtatttaattttctaacaGGAATATTGTCTAAACCCAAGCTTTTTAGGCAATGGCATTTAACAGATACTTGAATTAATTTTAACATTAACTCAGCCATCTCTGTGATATGATTtaagctgggggaaaaaaagcttttaaactaTCTTGAGTTGGAGAAGTAAGAAATCTTCATCTTtaacaaaatcaaattttaacTCATTGAACTGGAGGCCTAAGAGATTAAATCACTGCTGTGGAACTGAACAATCCATAACGGTACCTACCATCATAATATTCTACAATATAATCAAGTCTTAGTGTAATGTCATATTTCTCTCCTTTGAAGACTATTTATATTCTTGGGTTGCCTCATGAGTCTTATGAACAATACTATGGATGTTTTTTCAAACTgtgttttagaaaatgaaaacaggaaggATGACAACCCACAGCCTATGTAAGTACATGCTGCAGCTGAAATGAATTCAGCTCTTAAGGTGAACCACCTTTAGTAAGGCTGCATAAAATTCTGAGGCCCCTCCGTGCCCTGAATGTGGACCCACGTTCACAGATTCTTTTTCACTACACTGTATTCATAATAACAGAAAagcattacaaaaaataaaatgtccagCTTAATCCCTGGTTCAGTATTGTAGTGTTAGCATGAAGTCCCTATTAGTCTCCTTTCTTTTACTAATTTCTTTAATTCCAACTTCAATGTGGATAAATGCAGTAGTTTCACCTGTGCTGAAGTTCATACTAATGAATATACTTGTTTCTAAATGTTCTCAGCATCATGAagttaaaagcaatttaaacaTT contains the following coding sequences:
- the SCAMP1 gene encoding secretory carrier-associated membrane protein 1, whose protein sequence is MSDFDSNPFADPDLNNPFKDPSVTQVTRNVPPGLDEYNPFSDSRTPPPGNVKMPNVPSTQPAIMKPTEEPPAYTKIAKEHALAQAELLKRQEELERKAAELDRREREMQSLNQQGGRKNNWPPLPENFPVGPCFYQDFSVDIPVEFQKTVKIMYYLWMFHTVTLFLNIFGCLAWFYVDATRGVDFGLSILWFLLFTPCSFVCWYRPLYGAFRSDSSFRFFVFFFVYICQFAVHVLQAAGFQRWGNCGWISSLTGLNKSIPVGIMMIIIAALFTASAVISLVMFKKVHGLYRTTGASFEKAQQEFATGVMSNKTVQTAAANAASTAATSAAQNAFKGNRM